One Actinosynnema pretiosum DNA segment encodes these proteins:
- the cutA gene encoding divalent-cation tolerance protein CutA produces the protein MSEEHVVVLTTTDSEDVAAELASGLVAAGLAACVQIGGPVRSLYRWEGEVKDEREWQLWIKTTYERLPEVNRHIEREHPYEVPEVLALPVLAGSEAYLDWVSDQTAR, from the coding sequence GTGAGCGAGGAACACGTGGTCGTGCTGACCACCACCGACAGCGAGGACGTGGCGGCGGAGCTGGCCTCGGGGCTGGTCGCGGCCGGGTTGGCGGCGTGCGTGCAGATCGGCGGGCCGGTGCGGAGCCTGTACCGGTGGGAGGGCGAGGTCAAGGACGAGCGGGAGTGGCAGCTCTGGATCAAGACCACGTACGAGCGGCTCCCCGAGGTGAACCGGCACATCGAGCGGGAGCACCCGTACGAGGTGCCGGAGGTGCTGGCGCTGCCGGTCCTCGCGGGGAGCGAGGCGTACCTGGACTGGGTGAGCGACCAGACCGCCAGGTGA
- a CDS encoding effector-associated constant component EACC1 has product MPSATATLRTDGATEDVRALARWLRDGDGLRGRVSLAGAQAAPGGAGQEGAAQDAALVVLTSATAPALVRWLFDWLKHCRTARQVSLTVRGADGREVELTCGSTTDAARVLASTRAVLAGR; this is encoded by the coding sequence ATGCCCAGTGCGACAGCGACGCTGAGAACCGACGGCGCGACCGAGGACGTGCGCGCGCTGGCCCGCTGGTTGCGCGACGGGGACGGCTTGCGCGGCCGGGTGAGCCTGGCGGGCGCGCAGGCGGCGCCGGGCGGGGCGGGTCAGGAGGGGGCCGCGCAGGACGCGGCGCTGGTGGTGCTGACCAGCGCGACGGCCCCCGCGCTGGTGCGCTGGCTGTTCGACTGGCTCAAGCACTGCCGGACCGCGCGGCAGGTGTCGCTGACCGTGCGCGGCGCGGACGGGCGCGAGGTGGAGCTGACGTGCGGGTCGACCACGGACGCGGCGCGCGTGCTGGCGTCGACGCGCGCGGTGCTGGCCGGGCGGTGA
- a CDS encoding carbohydrate ABC transporter permease produces the protein MTTTTPGTTPGTTGRPTVHAARASAKPTRPVWEEPPSALGRAAKGVLVAVILLVVLFPLWVVVLTSLSTQQAITAAGGLVVVPDGITFAAYQELLTGGVVTRAVLVSVGITAVGTAFSTGISLLAAYGLSRPGTFAHRPLLFLVLLTFLFGPGLIPTYLLVQSLGMLDSYSALILPGAVSAFNLVVLRSFFMNLPGELIDSARIDGASEFGVLTRIVLPLSKGVTAVVSLFYAVGYWNAFFNAFLYLNSTEKWPLQLVLRTFVLQGQPIPGVTQGAETVGAGGGLVATLAIKMAVVVLALVPVAVVYPFVQKHFTKGVIVGAVKG, from the coding sequence ATGACGACCACGACCCCCGGCACGACCCCCGGCACGACCGGGCGCCCGACGGTCCACGCGGCGCGCGCCTCGGCGAAGCCGACCAGACCGGTGTGGGAGGAGCCGCCCTCCGCGCTCGGCCGGGCCGCCAAGGGCGTGCTGGTCGCGGTGATCCTGCTGGTGGTGCTGTTCCCGCTGTGGGTGGTGGTGCTGACCAGCCTGTCGACGCAGCAGGCCATCACCGCCGCGGGCGGGCTCGTCGTGGTGCCGGACGGCATCACGTTCGCCGCGTACCAGGAGCTGCTCACCGGCGGCGTGGTCACCCGCGCCGTGCTGGTCAGCGTGGGCATCACCGCGGTGGGCACGGCGTTCAGCACCGGCATCTCGCTGCTCGCCGCCTACGGCCTGTCCCGGCCCGGCACGTTCGCGCACCGGCCGCTGCTGTTCCTGGTGCTGCTGACGTTCCTGTTCGGGCCCGGCCTGATCCCCACCTACCTGCTGGTGCAGTCGCTGGGGATGCTGGACAGCTACTCGGCGCTGATCCTGCCCGGCGCGGTGTCGGCGTTCAACCTGGTGGTGCTGCGCTCGTTCTTCATGAACCTGCCCGGCGAGCTGATCGACAGCGCCCGCATCGACGGGGCCAGCGAGTTCGGCGTGCTCACCAGGATCGTGCTGCCGCTGTCGAAGGGCGTCACCGCCGTGGTCTCGCTGTTCTACGCGGTCGGCTACTGGAACGCGTTCTTCAACGCGTTCCTGTACCTGAACAGCACCGAGAAGTGGCCGCTGCAGCTGGTGCTGCGCACCTTCGTGCTCCAGGGGCAGCCGATCCCCGGCGTCACCCAGGGCGCGGAGACGGTCGGCGCCGGGGGTGGACTGGTGGCCACGCTCGCCATCAAGATGGCCGTCGTCGTGCTGGCGCTCGTCCCGGTCGCGGTGGTCTACCCGTTCGTGCAGAAGCACTTCACGAAGGGCGTGATCGTGGGGGCGGTCAAGGGGTGA
- a CDS encoding ABC transporter permease yields MPGADLMTPPEARRGGHTAARRAPAWSRKLRRDWPMLLMVVPAALVLVVFHYVPLLGNVVAFQDYSPYTGVLASTWTGLSNFERIATDPNFWAATGNTLLITAFQLVFYFPIPIGLALLVHSLLSPRLRLLVQSVVYLPHFFSWVLVITLFQQMLGGAGLLNSFLRANGATTFDVMTDPDLFLGLVTAQAVWKDAGWGAIVFLAALATVDASLYEAAAVDGAGRWRRLWHVTLPALVPVVVLLLILRLGEALTVGFEQFLLQREAVGREASEVLDTYVYFTGVVNSDFSYAAAAGLVKGVVGLALVLAANKVAHLAGEQGVYSR; encoded by the coding sequence ATGCCGGGCGCTGACCTGATGACCCCACCGGAGGCGCGGCGCGGCGGGCACACCGCCGCCCGCCGCGCCCCCGCGTGGTCGCGCAAGCTGCGCCGCGACTGGCCGATGCTGCTCATGGTCGTGCCCGCCGCGCTGGTGCTCGTGGTGTTCCACTACGTGCCGCTGCTCGGCAACGTCGTGGCGTTCCAGGACTACTCGCCGTACACCGGCGTCCTGGCCAGCACGTGGACCGGCCTGTCGAACTTCGAGCGGATCGCGACCGACCCGAACTTCTGGGCCGCCACCGGCAACACGCTGCTGATCACCGCGTTCCAGCTGGTGTTCTACTTCCCGATCCCGATCGGGCTCGCGCTGCTGGTGCACAGCCTGCTGTCGCCCCGGCTGCGCCTGCTGGTGCAGAGCGTGGTGTACCTGCCGCACTTCTTCTCCTGGGTGCTTGTGATCACCCTGTTCCAGCAGATGCTGGGCGGCGCCGGTCTGCTCAACTCGTTCCTGCGCGCCAACGGCGCCACCACGTTCGACGTGATGACCGACCCCGACCTGTTCCTGGGGCTGGTCACCGCGCAGGCGGTGTGGAAGGACGCCGGGTGGGGCGCGATCGTGTTCCTGGCCGCGCTGGCGACCGTGGACGCCTCGCTGTACGAGGCCGCCGCCGTCGACGGGGCCGGGCGGTGGCGCAGGCTCTGGCACGTCACGCTGCCCGCGCTCGTGCCGGTGGTGGTGCTGCTGCTCATCCTGCGCCTCGGCGAGGCGCTGACCGTGGGCTTCGAGCAGTTCCTGCTGCAACGGGAAGCGGTCGGGCGGGAAGCCTCCGAAGTGCTCGACACGTACGTCTACTTCACCGGCGTGGTCAACTCCGACTTCTCCTACGCGGCGGCTGCCGGGCTGGTGAAGGGCGTGGTGGGGCTGGCGCTCGTGCTGGCGGCCAACAAGGTCGCGCACCTGGCGGGCGAGCAGGGGGTGTACTCCCGATGA
- the bla gene encoding class A beta-lactamase: protein MADTSPGAARRRTLLAALLGVPVLGAPLLGACSTAGPAAPAPSTGAAPSGSAPSGAGGAGEAATAELPELAALEERHGARLGVRVVDTGSGAAAGHRADERFPVCSLVSAYAAGALLVANDWADGFFQQVITYERAELIGNSPVTGARVDGGMTVAELCDAAIAHDDSTALNELLSLVGGPEAITAFAFALGDEQTRLDRWEPDLNAAEPGDERDTSTPAALAAGYRNLVLGTALEGARERAELRGWLEGGGTVLRSVVPRGWAVGGKPGAAEYGTRCDAAIAWPPDRDPLVVVLMSTRPERDARADGTLLADAARVALGAVGVG, encoded by the coding sequence ATGGCTGACACTTCGCCAGGGGCCGCGCGGCGCAGGACGCTGCTCGCGGCACTGCTGGGCGTCCCGGTGCTGGGGGCGCCGCTGCTGGGCGCCTGCTCGACGGCCGGCCCCGCCGCGCCCGCCCCGTCGACCGGCGCCGCGCCGTCCGGGAGCGCGCCGTCCGGGGCGGGCGGCGCGGGCGAGGCGGCGACGGCCGAGCTGCCGGAGCTGGCCGCGCTGGAGGAGCGGCACGGGGCGCGGCTGGGCGTGCGGGTGGTCGACACCGGGTCGGGGGCGGCCGCGGGGCACCGGGCGGACGAGCGGTTCCCGGTGTGCTCGCTGGTCAGCGCGTACGCGGCGGGGGCGCTGCTGGTGGCCAACGACTGGGCGGACGGGTTCTTCCAGCAGGTGATCACCTACGAGCGGGCGGAGCTGATCGGGAACTCGCCGGTGACCGGGGCGCGGGTGGACGGCGGCATGACCGTGGCCGAGCTGTGCGACGCGGCGATCGCGCACGACGACAGCACGGCGCTCAACGAGCTGCTGTCGCTGGTCGGCGGGCCGGAGGCGATCACCGCGTTCGCGTTCGCGCTGGGCGACGAGCAGACCAGGCTGGACCGCTGGGAGCCGGACCTGAACGCGGCCGAGCCGGGCGACGAGCGGGACACGTCGACGCCCGCCGCGCTGGCCGCCGGGTACCGGAACCTGGTGCTGGGGACGGCGCTGGAGGGCGCGCGGGAGCGGGCGGAGCTGCGCGGGTGGCTGGAGGGCGGCGGGACGGTGCTGCGCTCGGTCGTGCCGCGCGGGTGGGCGGTCGGCGGGAAGCCGGGCGCCGCGGAGTACGGGACGCGGTGCGACGCGGCGATCGCCTGGCCCCCGGACCGCGACCCGCTGGTGGTGGTGCTGATGTCGACCAGGCCGGAGCGGGACGCGCGCGCCGACGGGACGCTGCTGGCCGACGCGGCGCGGGTGGCGCTGGGGGCGGTGGGGGTGGGGTGA
- a CDS encoding beta-galactosidase has translation MGLGAAARGRLLYGGDYNPEQWPERVWAEDVELMKRAGVNVATVGVFSWATIEPEPGARDFGWLDRVLSLLHANGIAVCLATPTASPPPWLGHRHPETLPVDFDGRRLSYGSRNQFCPSSPVYRKRSLELVTDLAARYAHHPAVVMWHVNNEYCEVCHCDVSAEHFRRWLRARHGTLDALNAAWSTAFWSQRYGDWDEVVPPRRAPYLINPAQRLDFARFSSDALLECFLAEKAVLRAANPDVPITTNFMGLDQPVDYWSLAAHEDVVSHDWYPDPSDPKSHVGTAIAYDLVRSLAGGPWALMEQAASAVSWRHRNPAKPAGQLRAQSAQAVARGADAVCFFQWRASAGGAEKFHSGMLPHAGPDTRVFREVCELGADLARLDEVVGADVRASVAFALDWESWWACRLDAHPAGDFDLLARVRDFYEPLFDLGVAVDFVRPDADLSAYALVVVPNLYLLRDATRFESFVDGGGTLLVGFFSGVVDGNDRVHPGGAPGPLRELLGLTVHEMAPVERELRCESELLGEFTADFWLDDVAPRGAEVVARAGDAPVVLRNGRAWYTATRPEPAATARLLAHLVESAGVPRALPELPSGVEAVRRGGFLFLVNHNEHPVTVIVPGGGVDLLAGAGAGAGSGQGAEAAPADEVELGRFGVAVLRQP, from the coding sequence GTGGGCCTGGGCGCTGCGGCGCGCGGCAGGCTGCTCTACGGCGGGGACTACAACCCCGAGCAGTGGCCCGAGCGGGTGTGGGCCGAGGACGTCGAGCTGATGAAGCGGGCCGGGGTGAACGTGGCCACGGTCGGCGTGTTCTCCTGGGCGACCATCGAGCCCGAGCCGGGCGCGCGCGACTTCGGCTGGCTCGACCGGGTGCTGTCCCTGCTGCACGCCAACGGGATCGCGGTGTGCCTGGCCACCCCGACGGCGTCGCCGCCGCCGTGGCTGGGCCACCGCCACCCGGAGACGCTGCCGGTGGACTTCGACGGGCGCAGGCTGTCCTACGGCTCGCGCAACCAGTTCTGCCCGTCGTCCCCGGTCTACCGCAAGCGGTCGCTGGAGCTGGTGACGGACCTGGCGGCGCGGTACGCGCACCACCCGGCGGTGGTGATGTGGCACGTGAACAACGAGTACTGCGAGGTGTGCCACTGCGACGTCAGCGCCGAGCACTTCCGGCGCTGGCTGCGGGCGCGGCACGGCACGCTGGACGCGCTGAACGCCGCGTGGAGCACCGCGTTCTGGAGCCAGCGCTACGGCGACTGGGACGAGGTCGTGCCGCCGCGCCGCGCCCCGTACCTGATCAACCCGGCGCAGCGGCTGGACTTCGCCCGGTTCTCCTCGGACGCGCTGCTGGAGTGCTTCCTGGCGGAGAAGGCGGTGCTGCGGGCGGCGAACCCGGACGTGCCGATCACGACGAACTTCATGGGCCTTGACCAGCCGGTGGACTACTGGTCGCTGGCCGCGCACGAGGACGTCGTCTCGCACGACTGGTACCCCGACCCCTCGGACCCGAAGTCGCACGTGGGCACGGCCATCGCCTACGACCTGGTGCGCTCGCTCGCGGGCGGGCCGTGGGCGCTGATGGAGCAGGCGGCGAGCGCGGTGAGCTGGCGGCACCGCAACCCGGCCAAGCCCGCCGGTCAGCTGCGCGCCCAGTCCGCGCAGGCGGTGGCGCGCGGCGCGGACGCGGTGTGCTTCTTCCAGTGGCGGGCCTCGGCCGGTGGCGCGGAGAAGTTCCACTCCGGGATGCTGCCGCACGCCGGGCCGGACACGCGGGTGTTCCGCGAGGTGTGCGAGCTGGGCGCGGACCTGGCGAGGCTGGACGAGGTCGTCGGCGCGGACGTGCGCGCGTCGGTGGCGTTCGCGCTGGACTGGGAGAGCTGGTGGGCGTGCCGGCTCGACGCGCACCCCGCAGGCGACTTCGACCTGCTGGCGCGGGTGCGGGACTTCTACGAGCCGCTGTTCGACCTGGGCGTGGCGGTGGACTTCGTCCGACCGGACGCGGACCTGTCGGCCTACGCGCTGGTGGTCGTGCCGAACCTGTACCTGCTGCGCGACGCCACCCGGTTCGAGTCCTTCGTGGACGGTGGCGGCACCTTGCTGGTCGGGTTCTTCTCCGGCGTGGTGGACGGGAACGACCGCGTCCACCCCGGTGGCGCGCCCGGTCCGCTGCGGGAGCTGCTCGGGCTGACCGTGCACGAGATGGCGCCGGTCGAGCGCGAGCTGCGCTGCGAGTCCGAGCTGCTGGGGGAGTTCACCGCCGACTTCTGGCTCGACGACGTGGCCCCGCGCGGGGCCGAGGTCGTCGCGCGCGCCGGGGACGCGCCGGTGGTGCTGCGCAACGGCCGCGCCTGGTACACCGCCACCCGGCCCGAACCCGCCGCCACCGCGCGGCTGCTCGCCCACCTGGTCGAGAGCGCGGGCGTGCCGCGCGCGCTGCCCGAGCTGCCCTCGGGCGTGGAGGCGGTGCGGCGGGGCGGGTTCCTGTTCCTGGTCAACCACAACGAACACCCGGTGACCGTGATCGTGCCCGGCGGCGGGGTCGACCTGCTCGCCGGGGCGGGCGCGGGCGCCGGGAGCGGTCAGGGCGCCGAGGCCGCGCCCGCCGACGAGGTCGAACTCGGGAGGTTCGGTGTCGCCGTTCTCCGACAGCCCTAG
- a CDS encoding glycosyl hydrolase family 95 catalytic domain-containing protein has protein sequence MSPFSDSPSLWAAEPAARWEEAHPIGDGRFGAMCWGDGRFDLNDDRLWTDPSPPDPSPPAAGYPEVVRAARAAALAGDPERADELLRSVQGPDTASYQPLGALVLGYRAEGGYRRELDLLKGIATTFHGPVTVEAVCGGGFGVRVTGADEVTVESDVDFTRLDEDDAVVVYVGVDGVPPWHLFRHRAASAHAELVGRVELDLGAAPDGPPSTWPREHPALAALLFQHGRHLLVASSRPGTLPANLQGVWNPHAEPPWRSNYTLNINTEMNYWPAEPTALAECHEPLLEFLHGLAESGARVARELYGLPGWCAHHNTDRWFLATPVQGDPAWANWPMAGAWLCLHLWERYEFGGDAVRLRERAWPLLLGAAEFCLAWLVEDRGELTTAPSTSPENHYLTADGREVAVGVGATMDLALTWELLDRVVRAGAVLGEDVGRFAEALARIPEPPVGSDGRVLEWRDEWAEPEPEHRHLSHLVGLYPGVRIERGSALAQAARRSLEARGPGGPGWSHAWKAALWARLGEGGRAADSLAGMPLHPNLTCANPFQVDGSLGYTAAVAELLLQSHRGVLELLPALPPSWPTGRVTGLRARGGIAVDLEWRDGELRSVALTADRVCEVQLVCGGRRLAQRLAAGGRVVVPWLRSVG, from the coding sequence GTGTCGCCGTTCTCCGACAGCCCTAGCCTGTGGGCCGCCGAACCCGCCGCGCGCTGGGAGGAGGCGCACCCGATCGGCGACGGCCGGTTCGGCGCGATGTGCTGGGGCGACGGCAGGTTCGACCTCAACGACGACCGGCTGTGGACCGACCCGTCCCCGCCCGACCCGTCCCCACCGGCCGCGGGTTACCCCGAGGTCGTCCGGGCCGCCAGGGCCGCCGCGCTCGCGGGCGACCCGGAGCGCGCGGACGAGCTGCTGCGCTCGGTCCAGGGCCCCGACACCGCCAGCTACCAGCCGCTCGGCGCGCTGGTGCTCGGCTACCGCGCCGAGGGCGGCTACCGGCGGGAGCTGGACCTGCTCAAGGGGATCGCCACCACCTTCCACGGTCCCGTGACGGTGGAAGCGGTGTGCGGCGGCGGGTTCGGCGTGCGCGTCACCGGGGCCGACGAGGTCACCGTCGAGTCCGATGTGGACTTCACCCGGCTGGACGAGGACGACGCGGTCGTGGTGTACGTCGGCGTCGACGGGGTCCCGCCGTGGCACCTGTTCCGGCACCGCGCCGCCAGCGCGCACGCCGAGCTGGTCGGCCGGGTCGAGCTGGACCTGGGCGCCGCGCCGGACGGCCCGCCGTCGACGTGGCCCCGCGAGCACCCGGCGCTGGCCGCCCTGCTGTTCCAGCACGGCAGGCACCTGCTGGTCGCGAGCTCCCGGCCGGGCACGCTGCCCGCGAACCTGCAGGGCGTGTGGAACCCGCACGCCGAGCCGCCGTGGCGCTCCAACTACACGCTCAACATCAACACCGAGATGAACTACTGGCCCGCCGAGCCGACCGCGCTGGCCGAGTGCCACGAGCCGCTGCTGGAGTTCCTCCACGGGCTCGCGGAGTCGGGCGCGCGGGTGGCGCGGGAGCTGTACGGGCTGCCCGGCTGGTGCGCGCACCACAACACCGACCGCTGGTTCCTGGCCACGCCCGTGCAGGGCGACCCGGCGTGGGCGAACTGGCCGATGGCGGGCGCGTGGCTGTGCCTGCACCTGTGGGAGCGCTACGAGTTCGGCGGGGACGCGGTGCGGCTGCGCGAGCGCGCCTGGCCGCTGCTGCTGGGGGCGGCCGAGTTCTGCCTGGCGTGGCTGGTGGAGGACCGGGGCGAGCTGACCACCGCGCCGTCCACCTCGCCGGAGAACCACTACCTGACGGCGGACGGGCGCGAGGTCGCCGTCGGCGTCGGGGCCACCATGGACCTGGCGCTGACCTGGGAGCTGCTCGACCGGGTGGTGCGGGCCGGGGCGGTGCTCGGGGAGGACGTCGGGCGCTTCGCCGAGGCGCTGGCCCGGATCCCCGAGCCGCCGGTGGGGTCGGACGGGCGGGTGCTGGAGTGGCGGGACGAGTGGGCCGAGCCCGAGCCGGAGCACCGGCACCTCTCGCACCTGGTCGGGCTGTACCCCGGCGTGCGGATCGAGCGCGGGAGCGCTCTCGCGCAGGCGGCGCGGCGGTCGCTGGAGGCGCGCGGGCCCGGTGGACCGGGGTGGTCGCACGCGTGGAAGGCGGCGCTGTGGGCCAGGTTGGGCGAGGGCGGGCGGGCGGCGGACTCGCTGGCCGGGATGCCGCTCCACCCGAACCTGACCTGCGCCAACCCGTTCCAGGTCGACGGCAGCCTCGGGTACACGGCGGCGGTGGCGGAGCTGCTGCTGCAGAGCCACAGGGGCGTGCTGGAGCTGCTGCCCGCGCTGCCGCCGTCGTGGCCGACCGGGCGGGTGACCGGGCTGCGGGCGCGCGGCGGGATCGCGGTCGACCTGGAGTGGCGGGACGGCGAGCTGCGGTCGGTGGCGCTGACCGCCGACCGGGTGTGCGAGGTCCAGCTGGTGTGCGGCGGGCGGCGGCTGGCGCAGCGGCTCGCGGCGGGCGGCAGGGTCGTCGTGCCGTGGCTACGCTCGGTCGGGTGA
- a CDS encoding MerR family transcriptional regulator, with protein sequence MRIGELADKAGVSVRALRYYEEQGLLASVRSASGQRHYQEQAVERVLLIQQFYAAGLSSKAIQKLLPCILTGHITPQLMTFLATERDRITDQIDSLVQTRDRLDSMIDYTRGAKACERPVSRTAG encoded by the coding sequence GTGCGCATCGGAGAGCTTGCGGACAAGGCAGGCGTGAGCGTCCGCGCGCTCCGCTACTACGAGGAGCAGGGGCTGCTCGCGTCGGTGCGCAGCGCCAGCGGGCAGCGGCACTACCAGGAGCAGGCCGTGGAGCGGGTGCTGCTGATCCAGCAGTTCTACGCGGCGGGGCTGTCGAGCAAGGCGATCCAGAAGCTGCTGCCGTGCATCCTGACCGGGCACATCACGCCGCAGCTGATGACGTTCCTGGCGACGGAGCGGGACCGGATCACCGACCAGATCGACTCGCTGGTGCAGACGCGGGACCGGCTGGACTCGATGATCGACTACACCAGGGGCGCGAAGGCGTGCGAGCGGCCGGTGAGCCGGACGGCCGGGTAG
- a CDS encoding extracellular solute-binding protein, whose product MSAAAGGALLVGCGGPAPQQGGGGGALNSEELAKLLPAYSPVEYAKPDLPGVNGSKAGYLKFPSTLVDAVKEKPLSGGEVTVMTPTFWPVPPGLGQNSYYDAVNERLGGTVKFELVAGADYAQKLAAMMAGRQVPELTVMPTFTVPPRFSAGVGEVFRDIGGLIAGDKAKDYPMLAGIPTAVWENCVYNGKLFAVPFPGDLFAEATFYRPELFQSLGVDPQVKSFAELKDLCAKVNDPAGNRWAVGDIFRTLVRARGDKGDWQRDSSGKVVNHIETPEYAAAIRDMRELFDAGYVHPDVVAGNFSRLKELFASGQVLLHQDGVGAWHETLEQQRPVNPDFRMSAILPFASDGGKATYPISNPVSMLTLFRKDLSDDRVRELLRLCNFAAAPFGTSEHFLLRYGIEGKHSTRNAEGSPQLNALGAKEITLTYGFISGPAEAYAHTQFPDFVREAHAWHADAYSKQVKPITFGLRIEEPAELTKLGKQFEDRTNDILRGRASAKDADGLAEEWRKAGGDKLREFYDKVLTDAGR is encoded by the coding sequence ATGAGTGCGGCTGCCGGTGGCGCGCTGCTGGTCGGCTGCGGCGGGCCCGCGCCGCAGCAGGGCGGCGGCGGTGGCGCGCTCAACTCCGAGGAGCTGGCCAAGCTGCTCCCGGCCTACTCGCCCGTCGAGTACGCCAAGCCCGACCTGCCCGGCGTCAACGGGTCCAAGGCCGGCTACCTGAAGTTCCCCTCCACGCTGGTGGACGCGGTCAAGGAGAAGCCGCTCTCCGGCGGCGAGGTCACCGTCATGACCCCGACGTTCTGGCCGGTGCCGCCGGGCCTCGGGCAGAACTCCTACTACGACGCCGTGAACGAGCGGCTCGGCGGCACGGTCAAGTTCGAGCTGGTCGCCGGCGCGGACTACGCGCAGAAGCTCGCCGCCATGATGGCGGGCAGGCAGGTGCCCGAGCTGACCGTCATGCCCACCTTCACCGTGCCGCCCCGGTTCAGCGCGGGCGTCGGCGAGGTGTTCCGCGACATCGGGGGCCTCATCGCCGGGGACAAGGCCAAGGACTACCCGATGCTCGCGGGCATCCCCACCGCCGTGTGGGAGAACTGCGTCTACAACGGGAAGCTGTTCGCGGTGCCGTTCCCCGGCGACCTGTTCGCCGAGGCCACCTTCTACCGGCCCGAGCTGTTCCAGAGCCTGGGCGTCGACCCGCAGGTCAAGTCCTTCGCCGAGCTGAAGGACCTGTGCGCGAAGGTGAACGACCCGGCGGGCAACCGGTGGGCGGTCGGCGACATCTTCCGCACGCTCGTGCGCGCCCGCGGGGACAAGGGCGACTGGCAGCGCGACTCCTCCGGCAAGGTCGTCAACCACATCGAGACCCCCGAGTACGCCGCCGCCATCCGGGACATGCGCGAGCTGTTCGACGCCGGGTACGTGCACCCCGACGTGGTGGCGGGCAACTTCAGCCGACTCAAGGAGCTGTTCGCCTCCGGGCAGGTGCTGCTGCACCAGGACGGCGTCGGCGCCTGGCACGAGACCCTGGAGCAGCAGCGGCCGGTGAACCCGGACTTCCGGATGTCGGCGATCCTGCCGTTCGCCTCGGACGGCGGGAAGGCCACCTACCCGATCAGCAACCCGGTCTCCATGCTCACCCTGTTCCGCAAGGACCTCTCCGACGACCGGGTCAGGGAGCTGCTGCGGCTGTGCAACTTCGCCGCCGCGCCGTTCGGCACCAGCGAGCACTTCCTGCTGCGCTACGGCATCGAGGGCAAGCACAGCACCCGCAACGCCGAGGGCTCGCCGCAGTTGAACGCCCTGGGCGCCAAGGAGATCACCCTCACCTACGGGTTCATCTCCGGCCCCGCCGAGGCGTACGCGCACACCCAGTTCCCGGACTTCGTGCGCGAGGCCCACGCCTGGCACGCGGACGCCTACTCCAAGCAGGTCAAGCCGATCACGTTCGGCCTGCGCATCGAGGAGCCCGCCGAGCTGACCAAGCTGGGCAAGCAGTTCGAGGACCGCACCAACGACATCCTGCGCGGGCGCGCCAGCGCCAAGGACGCGGACGGCCTCGCCGAGGAGTGGCGCAAGGCGGGCGGCGACAAGCTGCGCGAGTTCTACGACAAGGTCCTCACCGATGCCGGGCGCTGA
- a CDS encoding LacI family DNA-binding transcriptional regulator: MVTIADVARHAGVAPSTVSYVLTGRRSISPATRARVEASVRALGYHPHAGARSLASNRANVLALVLPMREGMNLPVLMQFVVAVAHAARGHEHDVLLVTADQGAAGLRRVAGSAQVDGLLVMDVEMHDERVPVLRELERPSVLIGFPADAAGLTCVDLDFAEAGARCVDHLADLGHRSVALVGAPRAVYERDTGFAHRCMAGFSAAAMRRGISSTTLPTETDHGSVRAAVTGLLDRHPTVTGLVVHNEAALPSVLEALRALGRDVPDDIAVVAICPDDLADRLSPELTSVQLPAEQLGHRAVELLMAKLNRGRVAPLTLLRPRLVERASTAARAGRR; this comes from the coding sequence ATGGTGACGATCGCCGACGTGGCCCGGCACGCCGGGGTCGCGCCCAGCACGGTCTCCTACGTCCTCACCGGCAGGCGCTCCATCTCGCCCGCGACCAGGGCCAGGGTCGAGGCCAGCGTCCGCGCCCTCGGCTACCACCCGCACGCGGGCGCCCGCTCGCTCGCCAGCAACCGGGCCAACGTGCTGGCGCTGGTCCTGCCGATGCGCGAGGGCATGAACCTGCCGGTGCTGATGCAGTTCGTCGTCGCGGTGGCGCACGCCGCCCGAGGCCACGAGCACGACGTGCTGCTGGTGACGGCGGACCAGGGCGCGGCCGGGCTGCGCCGGGTCGCGGGCAGCGCGCAGGTGGACGGGCTGCTGGTGATGGACGTGGAGATGCACGACGAGCGGGTGCCGGTGCTGCGGGAGCTGGAGCGGCCCTCGGTGCTGATCGGCTTCCCGGCCGACGCCGCCGGGCTGACCTGCGTGGACCTGGACTTCGCCGAGGCGGGCGCCCGCTGCGTCGACCACCTGGCCGACCTGGGGCACCGGTCGGTCGCCCTGGTGGGGGCGCCGCGCGCGGTCTACGAGCGCGACACCGGGTTCGCGCACCGCTGCATGGCCGGGTTCAGCGCGGCGGCGATGCGGCGCGGCATCTCCTCCACGACCCTGCCGACCGAGACCGACCACGGCTCGGTGCGGGCGGCGGTGACGGGCCTGCTGGACCGGCACCCCACGGTCACCGGGCTGGTCGTGCACAACGAGGCCGCGCTGCCGTCGGTCCTGGAGGCGTTGCGCGCCCTGGGCCGCGACGTGCCGGACGACATCGCGGTGGTCGCGATCTGCCCGGACGACCTGGCGGACCGCCTGTCCCCGGAGCTGACCTCGGTGCAGCTGCCCGCCGAGCAGCTCGGCCACCGGGCCGTGGAGCTGCTGATGGCGAAGCTGAACCGCGGCAGGGTGGCCCCGCTGACCCTGTTGCGGCCCCGCCTGGTCGAACGCGCCAGCACCGCCGCCCGCGCCGGGCGCCGGTGA